One bacterium genomic region harbors:
- a CDS encoding DUF1902 domain-containing protein — protein sequence MERIINIHIEKLPEGYFLATSDDIQGLVAQGRTITETIEIARDVAKKLLESDDNNLLLKTSSVDTSSKFDYPIVVGI from the coding sequence ATGGAAAGAATTATAAATATCCATATTGAGAAACTTCCTGAAGGTTATTTTCTGGCTACTTCTGACGATATTCAGGGACTGGTTGCTCAGGGAAGAACGATTACAGAAACTATTGAAATCGCCAGAGATGTAGCAAAGAAGCTGCTTGAATCAGACGATAATAACCTACTACTTAAGACCAGTTCTGTGGATACTTCATCAAAATTTGATTATCCGATAGTAGTCGGAATTTAA
- a CDS encoding carbon-nitrogen hydrolase, with translation MSNKFTIGLIQLSFSKDTSNNLKKAVSWIEKAANSGAQVVCLPELFRSQYFCQTEDINNFSLAETIPGPSTDAISEAAKKNNVSVVVPLFEKRSSGVYHNSLVVIDNDGKILGTYRKMHIPDDPGFYEKYYFAPGDLGYKNFQTFFGKIGTLICWDQWYPEAARLTALQGAAVLFYPTAIGWHPYEKEKHGRAQYESWLTVQRGHAVANGVYVAAVNRIGLEKVNDDSPGIEFWGQSFVCDPQGMIIAQASIDKEEILLAEIDTERIEYIRHNWPFLRDRRIDSYQDITKRFIE, from the coding sequence ATGAGCAATAAATTCACCATAGGTTTAATCCAGTTAAGCTTCAGCAAAGACACATCAAATAATTTGAAGAAGGCTGTTAGCTGGATTGAAAAAGCAGCAAATTCAGGTGCACAGGTTGTTTGTCTTCCTGAACTTTTCAGATCGCAGTATTTTTGTCAGACTGAAGACATTAACAATTTCAGCCTCGCTGAAACAATTCCCGGACCATCAACAGATGCAATTTCAGAAGCAGCGAAAAAAAATAATGTAAGTGTCGTTGTTCCGCTATTTGAAAAAAGATCTTCCGGAGTTTATCATAATAGTCTTGTAGTAATTGATAATGATGGAAAAATACTCGGTACATACAGAAAAATGCACATCCCTGATGATCCCGGTTTCTATGAAAAATATTATTTCGCTCCGGGTGACCTTGGTTATAAAAATTTCCAAACTTTTTTTGGTAAAATCGGAACGCTCATTTGCTGGGATCAATGGTATCCTGAAGCTGCAAGATTAACTGCACTTCAAGGTGCTGCTGTATTGTTTTATCCGACTGCAATTGGATGGCATCCATATGAAAAAGAAAAACACGGAAGAGCTCAATATGAATCGTGGCTGACAGTTCAGCGGGGACATGCAGTTGCAAATGGAGTTTATGTAGCTGCTGTTAACAGAATTGGATTGGAAAAAGTAAATGATGATTCTCCCGGAATTGAATTCTGGGGGCAATCGTTTGTCTGCGATCCGCAAGGAATGATAATTGCACAAGCGTCTATCGATAAAGAAGAAATCCTTCTTGCTGAAATTGATACTGAAAGAATTGAGTACATCAGGCATAACTGGCCTTTCCTACGTGATAGACGGATTGATTCTTATCAGGATATAACTAAACGGTTTATTGAGTGA
- a CDS encoding type II toxin-antitoxin system HicA family toxin, which yields MGRLSGFKYREIVRKLKKFGFEFYRQAAGSHEIWYSESKKRFTTIPNHPGDMPEGTLRAILKQADITPEEFLNI from the coding sequence TTGGGAAGATTATCCGGTTTTAAGTACAGAGAGATTGTAAGAAAGCTGAAAAAATTTGGCTTTGAATTTTATCGACAAGCAGCAGGCAGTCACGAAATATGGTATTCTGAAAGCAAGAAAAGATTTACTACCATTCCAAACCATCCTGGAGATATGCCCGAAGGGACATTGAGAGCAATTCTCAAGCAAGCCGATATAACTCCGGAAGAATTTTTAAATATTTAA
- a CDS encoding Re/Si-specific NAD(P)(+) transhydrogenase subunit alpha — MVIAVPKEILPGENRVACVPDVASKLIKSGFQVHVEKDAGLNAGFTNEMYEKAGAKIVNLNELYSAADVVVKVQRPLDHLAAGKNEIDLIKEGTLLITFLYPLNYPDLAQKCASKKINVISMDMIPRTTLAQKMDALSSQANIAGYKSVVMCADTLGKIFPLMMTAAGTISPAKVVIMGAGVAGLQALGTAKRLGAVVEVSDIRAAVKEEVLSLGGKFIEVDGAEDMQDAGGYAKEASEEFLKKQKELIFKHVTEADIVITTALVPGKKAPVLVTEEMVKHMRPGSVVLDMAVEFGGNCEVSEKGKTVKKHGVSIIGEPNLPSLVPTHSSEMYSKNILALIQHIGKEGKIELKLEDEIVKGSLITHTGEVVHERIKGLIK; from the coding sequence ATGGTTATAGCAGTTCCTAAGGAAATCCTGCCTGGCGAAAATCGAGTAGCGTGTGTCCCTGATGTAGCTTCAAAACTTATTAAATCCGGTTTCCAGGTTCACGTCGAAAAAGATGCTGGACTTAATGCCGGTTTCACTAATGAAATGTATGAAAAGGCAGGGGCTAAAATCGTAAACCTTAATGAACTTTATTCAGCAGCAGATGTAGTTGTTAAAGTTCAACGTCCTCTCGATCATCTCGCAGCAGGAAAAAACGAAATAGATTTAATTAAAGAAGGAACTTTACTGATTACTTTTCTTTATCCATTAAACTATCCGGATCTTGCACAAAAATGTGCTTCAAAAAAGATAAATGTAATTTCGATGGATATGATTCCGAGAACGACACTTGCTCAAAAAATGGATGCTCTAAGTTCACAGGCTAACATTGCGGGTTACAAAAGCGTTGTTATGTGTGCTGATACACTTGGCAAAATATTTCCATTAATGATGACAGCGGCAGGAACAATTTCTCCTGCCAAAGTTGTGATTATGGGTGCAGGTGTTGCCGGTTTACAAGCACTTGGAACAGCCAAAAGACTTGGTGCTGTTGTAGAAGTTTCTGATATCAGGGCTGCGGTTAAAGAGGAAGTTCTCAGTCTTGGCGGAAAGTTCATTGAAGTTGATGGTGCTGAAGATATGCAGGATGCCGGTGGTTATGCAAAGGAAGCATCAGAAGAATTTCTCAAGAAGCAGAAAGAACTTATTTTCAAACATGTAACTGAGGCAGATATTGTTATTACTACAGCGTTGGTTCCAGGTAAAAAAGCTCCTGTACTTGTCACAGAAGAAATGGTTAAACATATGCGTCCCGGAAGTGTTGTTCTTGATATGGCTGTTGAGTTCGGAGGTAACTGCGAAGTGAGTGAAAAAGGAAAAACTGTAAAAAAACACGGCGTTTCTATTATTGGTGAACCAAATCTTCCGAGTCTGGTACCTACACACTCGAGTGAAATGTATTCGAAAAATATCCTTGCTTTAATTCAGCATATAGGCAAAGAAGGTAAAATCGAACTGAAACTTGAGGATGAAATCGTAAAAGGATCTCTTATCACACATACTGGTGAAGTTGTCCACGAAAGGATTAAGGGATTAATAAAATGA
- a CDS encoding agmatine deiminase family protein, translating into MPTKFSLPPEWTKHKATWIGWPYNKSDWPGKFSPIPYVYAEIVKYISRGEKVRIFVQSNEHKLKAEKVLKDCDVSLSNVEFFIKKTDRGWLRDSGPMFVKDEKETIAIDFKFNAWAKYDDYKLDDKIPSFISSKLNLRRIIAEHNGKQVVLEGGAIDTNGKGTLITTEECLLDEKIQIRNPGFTKQDYFEVFKKYFGITNVIWLGKGIVGDDTHGHVDDLCRFVNDDTVVLVSEENPKDENFILLNENRERLQNISLQNGSKLNVVHLPMPSPQIFKRQRLPASYANFYISNYAVLVPTFNDPKDRIALGILSEFFSDRKVIGIHSVDLVWGLGTLHCLTKEQPAL; encoded by the coding sequence ATGCCTACTAAGTTTTCTCTTCCACCCGAATGGACAAAGCACAAAGCGACCTGGATCGGCTGGCCGTATAACAAATCCGATTGGCCAGGAAAGTTCTCTCCGATTCCGTACGTTTATGCAGAAATAGTCAAATACATTTCGCGTGGAGAAAAGGTTAGAATATTTGTCCAGTCGAATGAGCACAAATTAAAAGCAGAAAAAGTATTAAAAGATTGTGACGTGAGTTTATCGAACGTTGAATTCTTCATTAAAAAAACTGATCGTGGCTGGTTACGAGATTCAGGACCAATGTTCGTTAAGGATGAAAAAGAAACAATTGCGATCGATTTTAAATTCAATGCCTGGGCAAAGTATGATGATTATAAACTCGATGATAAAATACCTTCCTTTATTTCAAGCAAACTAAATTTAAGAAGAATTATTGCAGAACATAATGGAAAGCAAGTTGTTCTCGAAGGCGGTGCCATCGATACAAATGGTAAAGGAACTCTGATCACCACCGAAGAATGTTTGCTTGATGAAAAAATTCAAATACGAAATCCTGGTTTTACAAAGCAGGATTATTTTGAAGTATTCAAAAAATATTTTGGTATTACTAATGTCATCTGGCTTGGGAAAGGAATAGTTGGCGATGACACTCACGGTCACGTTGATGACCTTTGCAGGTTTGTGAATGATGATACAGTTGTGCTTGTTTCGGAAGAAAATCCGAAAGATGAAAACTTTATTCTCTTAAATGAAAACAGAGAACGACTTCAGAATATCTCCCTTCAAAATGGCTCAAAATTAAATGTTGTGCATTTGCCTATGCCTTCGCCTCAAATTTTCAAAAGACAAAGACTTCCCGCCAGCTATGCAAATTTTTACATTTCAAATTATGCTGTGCTCGTTCCAACCTTCAACGATCCGAAAGACAGAATAGCGCTTGGAATTTTATCCGAATTCTTTTCGGACAGAAAAGTTATCGGCATTCATTCAGTTGACCTTGTCTGGGGATTAGGGACGCTTCACTGTTTAACAAAAGAGCAGCCAGCATTATAA
- a CDS encoding NAD(P) transhydrogenase subunit alpha — translation MESFLFLMHVYVFVLAIFVGFELITKVPPTLHTPLMSGSNAISGITIVGAILSAGMEQFTISTILGMVAVIFAMINVVGGFLVTDRMLKMFKKPSRSGSDGK, via the coding sequence ATGGAAAGTTTTTTATTTCTGATGCATGTATATGTTTTTGTGCTTGCAATTTTTGTAGGCTTTGAGTTAATTACCAAAGTGCCGCCAACACTTCACACTCCGCTTATGTCAGGATCAAATGCCATCTCCGGTATAACAATAGTTGGTGCTATTTTAAGTGCAGGTATGGAACAATTTACTATCAGTACCATACTTGGAATGGTAGCTGTAATTTTTGCGATGATAAACGTTGTCGGTGGATTTCTGGTAACAGATCGAATGTTAAAAATGTTTAAGAAGCCGTCTCGGTCCGGCTCTGACGGAAAGTAA